The following are encoded together in the bacterium genome:
- a CDS encoding DUF3830 family protein: MRRVVVEFEDHAFEAVLLDEQAPIICNNIWNALPLEGPVTNTKWSGDMLRLWVQIPEPPERENMSQLQNPGDIIFLHKWNGLRFVYGQALMGGPNGAHPTPLVGRMLGGVPELAALGKKVEWEGARTLRVRRA; encoded by the coding sequence ATGAGGCGGGTCGTGGTTGAGTTCGAGGACCACGCGTTCGAGGCGGTACTGCTCGACGAGCAGGCGCCGATCATCTGCAACAACATCTGGAACGCCCTGCCGCTTGAAGGTCCGGTCACCAACACGAAGTGGAGCGGCGACATGCTGCGGCTGTGGGTCCAGATCCCGGAGCCGCCGGAGCGCGAGAACATGTCGCAGCTCCAGAATCCGGGGGACATCATCTTCCTCCACAAGTGGAACGGTCTGCGCTTCGTGTACGGGCAGGCGTTGATGGGAGGGCCAAACGGCGCGCACCCCACGCCGCTCGTCGGCCGGATGCTCGGCGGCGTCCCGGAGCTGGCAGCGCTCGGCAAGAAGGTGGAGTGGGAAGGCGCCCGCACACTGCGGGTCCGGCGCGCCTGA
- a CDS encoding isochorismatase family protein has product MPKRDAGAADMTDGGGGPWSGILTSDEVQVYERLGYWRTEREPGVAPALVLVDLENNFTGDRPEPILDSIRRYRYSCGPHAWESLPQIRRLLDAARAAGLPILYTRGAEDPPDATADERRDGREIVHVVAPAPGERVFEKRAASAFYAGGLLPYLVHARVDTLLVCGCTTSGCVRATVVDGVSHGFRTVVVAECVFDRAVLPHRVNLFDMAAKYAAVWSLGRTLDWLRLTADAAASRPPVPSAGSAAAATADSSG; this is encoded by the coding sequence ATGCCGAAGCGAGACGCGGGGGCGGCGGACATGACCGACGGCGGCGGCGGTCCTTGGAGCGGCATCCTTACCTCGGACGAAGTGCAGGTATACGAGCGCCTCGGCTACTGGCGCACGGAGCGCGAACCCGGCGTCGCGCCCGCCCTCGTCCTCGTCGACCTCGAGAATAACTTCACCGGCGACCGCCCCGAACCGATCCTCGACAGCATCCGCCGCTACCGGTACAGCTGCGGTCCGCACGCGTGGGAGAGCCTGCCGCAGATCCGCCGCCTGCTCGACGCCGCGCGGGCGGCCGGTCTGCCGATCCTCTACACGCGCGGCGCGGAGGATCCGCCGGACGCAACCGCGGACGAGCGGCGCGACGGCCGCGAGATCGTCCATGTTGTCGCGCCCGCGCCGGGCGAGCGCGTCTTTGAGAAGCGCGCGGCGAGCGCCTTCTACGCCGGGGGACTGCTGCCGTATCTCGTGCACGCGCGCGTCGACACCCTCCTCGTCTGCGGTTGTACGACGAGCGGCTGCGTGCGCGCCACCGTCGTCGACGGCGTCTCGCACGGTTTTCGCACGGTCGTCGTCGCCGAGTGCGTCTTCGACCGCGCCGTGCTGCCTCACCGCGTCAACCTCTTTGACATGGCCGCCAAGTACGCGGCCGTCTGGTCCCTCGGACGCACCCTCGACTGGTTGCGCCTAACCGCCGATGCCGCCGCCTCCCGCCCTCCGGTCCCGTCCGCTGGGAGCGCCGCGGCGGCGACGGCAGATTCCTCGGGCTAG
- a CDS encoding DUF3830 family protein: MKRIGIELDGVAVTAVLYDDRAPVTVGALWESLPFEDRVTHAKWSGDMFHTNTELPIDVDFAQFPFGVENPVGFQAPGDIVFLPAIRELAIAYGEARFRWVLGAMMVSALGRIEGDLGAFAKKAERLMWDGAKTVTLRRLEETEE; encoded by the coding sequence ATGAAGCGGATCGGCATCGAGCTCGACGGGGTGGCGGTGACCGCCGTCCTGTACGACGACCGGGCGCCCGTCACGGTCGGTGCGCTGTGGGAGAGCCTGCCGTTCGAAGACCGCGTCACGCACGCGAAATGGTCCGGCGACATGTTCCACACGAACACCGAGCTGCCGATCGACGTCGACTTCGCGCAGTTTCCGTTCGGCGTGGAGAATCCCGTCGGCTTTCAGGCGCCCGGCGACATCGTGTTCCTGCCGGCGATCCGGGAGCTGGCCATCGCGTACGGCGAAGCCCGGTTCCGGTGGGTCCTGGGTGCGATGATGGTCTCCGCGCTCGGCCGGATCGAAGGCGACCTCGGCGCGTTCGCCAAGAAGGCCGAGCGGCTGATGTGGGACGGCGCCAAGACGGTGACGCTGCGCCGGCTTGAGGAGACGGAGGAATGA